From the Gramella sp. Hel_I_59 genome, one window contains:
- a CDS encoding glycosyl hydrolase, whose protein sequence is MKKTYHFLGAFLIGISPIIAQQTATSGEALQEGFEQKQELHQQSIVKNIPLQNIGPSVMSGRITDFAVNPEDPTEFYAAYATGGLWYTNNNGISFTPVMDNSPSQNIGDIAVDWNSGTIWVGTGEVNASRSSYAGIGLLKSEDQGETWEFMGLPDSHHISRILINPENPDEVVVGVTGHLYSSNSERGIYKTTDGGKTWNKNLFINEQTGIIDVAVNPQNYTEMYAAAWDKDRKAWDFRESGKNSGIYKSTDAGDSWTKISTEASGFPTGDGVGRIGLSVYDSNTIYAIVDNQDRRKSEDKKSSDKSGLVKEDFRNMKKSAFLKLDDKELETYLRSNDFQKKYSAEKVKEMIRKDEAKPQDLATYLEDANTQLFDTPVIGAQVYKSTDAGKTWKITHEDYLDDLYYSYGYYFGMVHVDPQDENAIYIYGVPILKSKDGGKTFSSIDAQNVHADHHALWINPESSGHLIDGNDGGINISYDDGENWMKNNSPSVGQFYTVNVDNEKPYNVYGGLQDNGVWVGPHTNTESNGWAASGDYNYKSIMGGDGMQVEIDSRNSDIVYTGFQFGNYFRINRETGERLYIHPKHELGESPYRYNWQTPILLSSHNQDILYMGGNKLMRSMDQGENWTSISNDLTAGGKDGNVPYGTLATISESPFQFGKLYTGSDDGYIYGSDNAGADWKVLSADLPQDLWVSRVIASEHSKDRVYASLNGYRSDDFKPYVYVSEDSGMNWKDISANLPTSSVNVIREDPSNENVLYLGTDNGLYVSLDRGDSWQAFSTNFPNVAVHDLRIQEEEQDLVVGTHGRSLYIADISAIAAMNMDDIKSALTISSEKEIRFSNRWGNSYSKWMDPYTPELGFTYYTSKKGNGKLMIKTEDGTTLQTMNIEADKGFNTGSYDLSITEASAKKLEKQDEKTSISKAEDEKFYIPKGTYKMILELNGSTTESTFEVK, encoded by the coding sequence ATGAAAAAAACTTACCATTTTCTTGGTGCTTTTTTGATAGGGATCTCTCCTATTATTGCACAACAAACTGCTACTAGCGGAGAAGCTTTACAAGAAGGCTTCGAACAAAAACAGGAACTACACCAGCAATCCATTGTAAAGAACATTCCGCTCCAGAATATTGGACCTAGTGTTATGAGTGGCCGTATCACCGATTTTGCGGTGAATCCTGAAGATCCAACCGAATTCTATGCAGCGTATGCAACCGGCGGTCTATGGTACACTAATAATAACGGGATCTCATTTACGCCGGTAATGGACAACAGTCCTTCGCAGAATATTGGCGATATCGCTGTAGACTGGAATTCTGGCACGATCTGGGTTGGAACCGGTGAAGTGAATGCTTCACGTTCTTCCTATGCCGGGATAGGCTTATTAAAGTCGGAAGACCAGGGAGAAACCTGGGAATTCATGGGTCTTCCAGATTCACATCATATCAGTAGAATTCTAATTAATCCTGAAAATCCTGATGAAGTGGTAGTGGGCGTAACTGGTCACCTCTACTCCTCGAACAGTGAACGAGGGATCTATAAAACTACAGATGGTGGAAAAACCTGGAACAAAAACCTCTTTATCAATGAGCAAACCGGGATCATCGATGTGGCCGTAAATCCTCAAAACTACACCGAAATGTATGCGGCTGCCTGGGACAAGGATCGTAAAGCATGGGATTTTAGAGAAAGTGGTAAAAACAGCGGAATTTATAAAAGTACCGATGCCGGGGATAGCTGGACAAAGATCTCTACGGAAGCATCTGGGTTTCCAACAGGCGACGGAGTAGGAAGAATTGGTCTTTCTGTCTACGATTCCAATACGATTTACGCCATAGTAGATAATCAGGATCGAAGAAAGTCTGAAGACAAAAAATCTTCAGATAAAAGCGGACTTGTAAAAGAGGATTTCAGAAATATGAAGAAATCTGCTTTTCTGAAGCTTGATGATAAGGAACTGGAGACTTACCTAAGATCGAATGATTTTCAGAAGAAATATTCCGCAGAGAAAGTGAAGGAAATGATCCGGAAAGATGAGGCAAAACCTCAGGATCTTGCCACGTACCTGGAAGATGCCAATACTCAGCTTTTTGATACTCCCGTAATTGGAGCCCAGGTCTATAAAAGTACAGATGCCGGGAAAACATGGAAGATCACCCATGAGGATTACCTGGATGACCTTTATTATAGTTATGGTTATTATTTTGGGATGGTGCATGTGGATCCACAAGATGAAAATGCGATCTATATATATGGAGTGCCGATTCTAAAATCCAAAGATGGCGGGAAAACCTTTTCTTCTATCGACGCTCAAAATGTTCATGCAGATCATCATGCTTTATGGATCAATCCAGAAAGCAGCGGACATCTAATTGACGGGAATGACGGCGGAATCAATATTTCCTATGATGATGGTGAAAACTGGATGAAGAACAATTCACCTTCAGTTGGACAATTTTATACGGTCAATGTAGACAATGAAAAACCATATAATGTATATGGCGGACTTCAGGATAACGGCGTATGGGTTGGACCACACACGAATACTGAAAGCAATGGATGGGCCGCTTCCGGAGACTATAACTACAAAAGTATTATGGGCGGTGATGGAATGCAGGTGGAGATCGATTCCAGAAATTCTGATATCGTATACACCGGTTTTCAATTTGGAAATTATTTCAGAATAAACAGAGAAACTGGCGAGCGTCTTTATATACACCCTAAACACGAATTGGGCGAAAGTCCTTATCGCTACAACTGGCAAACGCCCATTCTTCTATCTTCTCATAACCAGGACATCCTTTATATGGGTGGAAATAAGTTGATGCGTAGTATGGATCAAGGGGAAAACTGGACCAGTATTTCGAATGATCTTACCGCTGGTGGTAAAGATGGAAATGTACCTTATGGAACTCTGGCTACAATTTCTGAATCTCCATTTCAATTCGGAAAACTTTATACTGGAAGTGATGATGGTTATATCTACGGAAGTGACAATGCCGGTGCAGACTGGAAAGTACTAAGTGCAGATCTTCCACAGGACCTCTGGGTTTCGCGTGTGATCGCTTCTGAACATTCTAAGGATCGTGTTTATGCCAGTTTAAATGGTTACAGATCTGATGATTTTAAGCCTTATGTATATGTATCTGAAGATTCCGGAATGAACTGGAAAGACATCAGTGCGAACTTACCAACGTCATCTGTAAATGTGATTCGGGAGGACCCGTCCAATGAGAATGTGCTTTATTTAGGAACAGATAACGGACTATATGTAAGCCTGGATCGTGGAGATAGCTGGCAGGCTTTTAGCACCAATTTTCCTAATGTAGCAGTTCACGATCTTCGAATTCAGGAAGAAGAACAGGATCTGGTTGTGGGAACTCATGGTCGCTCACTTTATATCGCAGATATTTCTGCAATTGCAGCGATGAATATGGACGATATCAAAAGCGCGCTAACGATTTCTTCGGAAAAAGAGATCAGGTTCAGTAACAGATGGGGGAATTCCTATAGTAAATGGATGGATCCTTATACTCCTGAACTTGGATTCACCTATTATACTTCAAAGAAAGGAAATGGAAAATTAATGATTAAGACTGAAGACGGAACTACACTGCAAACGATGAATATCGAGGCAGACAAAGGCTTCAATACTGGATCTTATGATCTTAGCATTACAGAAGCTTCAGCTAAAAAACTAGAAAAGCAGGATGAAAAAACCAGTATTTCTAAAGCTGAGGACGAGAAGTTTTATATTCCGAAGGGCACTTATAAAATGATCCTGGAACTGAATGGTTCAACTACAGAATCTACTTTTGAAGTAAAATAA
- a CDS encoding succinate dehydrogenase cytochrome b subunit: protein MAKSALLKSSLAKKYWMAFTGLFLCLFLVGHLFGNLQLLLPVSDMARDQFNEYALFMTTNPAVKVLSYVTYISIIFHAIDGLLLTIHNRKARPQGYVNFKPSTNSKWSSRNMGILGTVILAFIVIHMTMFWAEMKFGGLDDTYYTTANGEEVKDLYTLTIKTFQDAQYGLLWAIAYAVAMLAIGFHLSHGFSSGFQSLGVNHPKYNGFIRKTGYAFAVLVPLAFAVIPFYIHFVLEKI from the coding sequence ATGGCGAAATCTGCGCTTTTAAAGTCATCACTGGCAAAAAAATACTGGATGGCTTTCACCGGCCTTTTTCTGTGCCTGTTTTTAGTAGGTCACTTATTTGGAAATCTGCAACTTCTACTACCTGTTAGTGATATGGCAAGAGACCAATTTAATGAATACGCGTTATTCATGACTACCAATCCTGCGGTTAAAGTGTTATCCTACGTAACGTACATTAGTATCATTTTTCATGCAATCGATGGATTGTTACTAACGATCCACAATCGTAAGGCAAGACCACAGGGATATGTAAACTTTAAACCATCTACTAACAGTAAATGGTCTTCAAGAAACATGGGAATCCTTGGAACGGTTATTCTTGCTTTTATCGTAATTCACATGACCATGTTCTGGGCAGAGATGAAGTTTGGAGGTCTTGATGATACTTATTACACCACGGCAAATGGCGAGGAAGTTAAAGATCTTTATACCCTGACGATCAAAACCTTTCAGGATGCACAATATGGTTTACTCTGGGCGATCGCCTATGCAGTAGCGATGCTGGCAATAGGTTTTCACCTGTCACACGGGTTCTCAAGTGGATTTCAATCACTTGGTGTTAATCATCCTAAGTACAATGGATTTATCAGAAAAACAGGTTATGCATTTGCAGTACTAGTACCGCTCGCATTCGCTGTTATTCCTTTTTATATTCACTTTGTACTAGAAAAAATTTAA
- a CDS encoding J domain-containing protein, whose product MDFIDYYKLLELERSASQADIKKAYRKLARKYHPDLNPDNKDAQIKFQQINEAHEVLSDPEKRKKYDEYGKDWKHADQFEEAKRQQQASGGFGGGFRGGGQQSYSGNFEDDTFSDFFEQMFGGRARAQGANRGAHFKGQDFNAELQLRLSEIYKDQKQTLTVNGKSIRLTIPAGVENGQTIKIKGHGGPGVQGGPKGDLFITFQVFNDTDFRREKEHLFATESIALTTAILGGELKVKTFDGEVKLKVKPGTENGSKVKLKGKGFPKYKTKGQFGDLFITYQVDIPKDLTEEQKELFQKLKNTGL is encoded by the coding sequence ATGGATTTTATAGATTATTATAAATTACTGGAACTGGAGAGATCAGCATCACAGGCTGATATAAAAAAGGCTTATCGAAAGCTGGCCAGGAAATACCATCCAGATCTTAATCCAGATAATAAGGATGCGCAGATAAAATTTCAGCAGATCAATGAGGCGCATGAAGTTTTAAGTGATCCTGAAAAACGTAAGAAGTACGACGAATACGGCAAAGACTGGAAACATGCAGATCAATTTGAGGAAGCTAAACGGCAGCAACAAGCCTCCGGTGGATTTGGCGGAGGCTTTCGGGGCGGTGGGCAGCAATCTTATTCCGGGAATTTTGAAGATGATACCTTTTCAGATTTTTTTGAGCAAATGTTTGGAGGAAGAGCCAGAGCCCAGGGCGCCAATAGAGGAGCACATTTTAAGGGCCAGGATTTTAATGCGGAGTTACAATTGCGCTTAAGTGAGATCTATAAAGATCAGAAGCAAACGCTTACCGTCAATGGTAAATCTATAAGACTTACAATTCCCGCAGGTGTTGAAAACGGTCAAACGATAAAGATAAAAGGACATGGTGGCCCGGGAGTTCAGGGTGGTCCCAAAGGAGATCTGTTTATCACGTTCCAGGTATTTAATGATACTGACTTCCGTAGAGAAAAAGAACATCTTTTTGCTACAGAAAGTATCGCCTTAACCACTGCAATTCTTGGAGGAGAGCTAAAAGTGAAAACATTTGATGGTGAGGTGAAATTGAAAGTAAAGCCTGGAACCGAAAATGGAAGCAAAGTGAAATTGAAAGGAAAAGGTTTTCCGAAGTATAAAACGAAGGGTCAGTTTGGAGATCTTTTTATCACTTACCAGGTCGATATTCCGAAGGATCTGACCGAAGAACAGAAGGAGCTGTTTCAGAAACTTAAAAACACTGGCTTATGA
- the thiL gene encoding thiamine-phosphate kinase: MFDNSQESKTNLSELGEFGLIEHLTKHFSPKLDSTIKAIGDDAAVLKFDDEETVISTDLLIEGVHFDLAYMPLKHLGYKALMVNLSDIYAMNATASQVTVSIAVSNRFPVEALEEFYAGVQLASKVYNVDVIGGDTTSSTSGFMISVTAIGHAKKENIAYRDGAKPNDLLVVTGDLGAAYMGLQVLEREKEVFKANPNSQPDLEQYTYLIERQLKPEARKDIAKLLSDLGVKPSSMIDISDGLSSEIIHICKSSKVGANLYEEKIPLDPAVISVCEEFNIDSTTIALSGGEDYELLFTIAQEDYDKIKGNPNLTVIGHMTEENEGMHLVTRANQKLPLIARGWNSMDKEED; the protein is encoded by the coding sequence ATGTTTGATAATAGTCAGGAAAGTAAGACGAACCTTTCAGAATTAGGTGAATTCGGTTTGATCGAACACTTAACAAAGCATTTTAGCCCGAAGCTTGATTCTACGATCAAAGCTATTGGAGATGATGCTGCTGTTCTGAAATTTGATGATGAAGAAACTGTAATAAGCACAGATCTTTTGATCGAAGGTGTTCATTTTGATCTTGCTTACATGCCACTAAAACATTTGGGTTACAAAGCGCTGATGGTTAATTTATCTGATATCTATGCAATGAACGCTACCGCAAGCCAGGTAACAGTTTCTATCGCTGTGTCGAACAGGTTTCCGGTAGAAGCGCTGGAAGAATTTTATGCCGGGGTACAATTAGCCTCGAAAGTTTATAATGTCGATGTTATTGGTGGGGACACTACTTCTTCTACTTCTGGTTTTATGATCAGCGTTACAGCAATTGGTCACGCTAAAAAGGAGAATATTGCTTACAGAGATGGAGCTAAACCTAACGATCTTCTCGTGGTAACCGGTGATCTTGGAGCTGCCTATATGGGTCTTCAGGTACTGGAGCGTGAGAAAGAAGTTTTTAAAGCGAATCCAAATTCCCAGCCAGATCTTGAGCAGTATACCTATCTTATTGAAAGACAATTAAAACCTGAAGCCCGAAAAGATATTGCTAAGCTTCTAAGCGATCTTGGTGTTAAACCAAGTTCCATGATCGATATCAGTGACGGTTTGTCTTCTGAGATCATCCATATCTGCAAAAGCTCTAAAGTAGGCGCCAATCTATACGAAGAGAAAATTCCGCTGGATCCTGCTGTGATTTCAGTTTGTGAGGAATTCAATATCGATAGCACTACGATCGCATTAAGCGGTGGTGAAGATTATGAATTGCTATTTACCATTGCGCAGGAAGATTACGATAAGATCAAAGGAAACCCGAATTTAACTGTGATTGGTCATATGACTGAAGAAAATGAGGGCATGCACCTGGTTACCCGTGCAAATCAAAAATTACCACTAATCGCCAGAGGTTGGAATTCAATGGATAAGGAAGAGGATTAA
- a CDS encoding DinB family protein, whose protein sequence is MKERTEQIIQKLSETFEGDPWFGQSLMRKLENVPYIIGYKTCIPKSHSVAEIVAHLICWKKFVYEKLKNNEDFDITIDSEMDWPEIKIHSKKEWEELKRELVSAQFRIYEALREKPDDSYLTANVSGREYDMEYLILGILQHDIYHLGQIGLIESQLNKTESDSGVFKA, encoded by the coding sequence ATGAAAGAAAGAACCGAGCAAATAATTCAGAAATTATCCGAAACATTCGAAGGAGATCCATGGTTTGGGCAATCCCTAATGCGGAAACTGGAGAATGTACCCTACATCATCGGTTATAAAACCTGTATTCCTAAATCACATAGCGTAGCAGAAATTGTTGCTCATCTAATTTGCTGGAAAAAATTTGTGTATGAAAAGCTAAAGAATAATGAGGATTTTGATATCACTATAGATTCTGAGATGGACTGGCCAGAAATCAAGATCCATAGCAAAAAAGAATGGGAGGAATTAAAAAGAGAACTTGTATCGGCTCAATTCCGTATCTATGAAGCTTTGCGTGAAAAACCTGATGATTCTTATCTAACGGCTAACGTAAGCGGTCGCGAATATGATATGGAATATCTTATTCTGGGAATTCTTCAGCATGATATTTACCATCTGGGACAAATAGGCTTGATTGAAAGTCAGTTAAATAAAACCGAATCTGATAGCGGTGTATTCAAAGCTTAG
- a CDS encoding aminopeptidase P family protein, which yields MKYDRIDSKLFIKNRKNFMDKMKSKSLAVFNSNDIYPIGADSTMPFQQNRDIFYLSGVDQDESILVLFPDAPEEKHREILFLTETNEHIAVWEGAKLTKEDAFDVSGIRTVYWMKDFEKVFFEVMTQCDTVYLNTNEHYRANHDTQTRDDRFIKWCKDKYPAHQVAKANPILQRLRSVKDPIELDLMQKACNITEKAFRRTLGFVKPGVWEYEIEAEYYHEMIRNRSKGFAYTPIIASGNSANVLHYVENNRQCKAGDLILLDTGAEYANYSSDLSRTIPVSGRYSDRQKEVYNAVNKVKKEATKMLVPGTMWKEYHVEVGKMMTSELLALGLLDKADVQNEDPDWPAYKKYFMHGTSHHIGLDTHDYGILTEPMEANQVFTVEPGIYLPDEGFGIRLEDDVVIQDKGEPFNLMGNIPIEIEEIEEIMNS from the coding sequence ATGAAATATGATCGAATAGATTCAAAACTCTTTATAAAGAACCGTAAGAACTTTATGGACAAGATGAAGTCTAAAAGTCTGGCGGTTTTTAATTCAAATGATATTTATCCAATTGGGGCAGATAGCACGATGCCTTTTCAGCAAAACAGAGACATCTTTTACCTGAGTGGAGTAGACCAGGATGAAAGTATTCTGGTCCTGTTTCCAGATGCTCCGGAAGAGAAACATAGAGAGATCCTTTTTCTTACTGAAACCAATGAACATATTGCGGTTTGGGAAGGAGCTAAACTTACTAAAGAAGATGCGTTTGATGTTAGCGGTATTCGGACAGTTTACTGGATGAAAGACTTTGAAAAAGTATTTTTTGAAGTAATGACCCAGTGCGATACGGTATACTTAAATACCAATGAGCACTATCGTGCCAATCATGATACCCAAACCAGGGATGATCGTTTTATCAAGTGGTGTAAAGATAAATATCCTGCTCACCAGGTGGCGAAAGCTAACCCGATCCTGCAAAGACTAAGGTCTGTAAAAGATCCTATCGAACTTGATCTAATGCAGAAAGCATGCAACATTACTGAAAAAGCTTTCCGCAGAACTTTAGGTTTTGTAAAGCCGGGAGTTTGGGAGTATGAGATCGAGGCCGAATATTATCATGAAATGATTCGAAACAGATCTAAGGGGTTCGCATACACGCCAATTATCGCAAGCGGTAACAGTGCCAATGTTTTGCATTACGTTGAAAATAATCGACAGTGTAAAGCGGGTGACCTGATCCTTCTTGATACAGGAGCAGAATATGCAAATTATTCCAGTGATCTAAGTAGAACCATTCCGGTTTCAGGCCGGTATTCAGATCGCCAGAAGGAGGTTTATAATGCTGTAAATAAGGTAAAAAAGGAAGCGACCAAAATGCTGGTGCCGGGAACTATGTGGAAAGAATATCATGTTGAGGTTGGTAAGATGATGACTTCTGAATTACTTGCGCTGGGACTTCTGGACAAAGCAGATGTTCAGAATGAAGATCCAGACTGGCCGGCATACAAGAAATATTTTATGCACGGTACTTCCCATCATATAGGGCTGGATACTCATGACTACGGAATTTTGACAGAACCTATGGAAGCAAACCAGGTATTTACCGTAGAACCGGGAATCTACCTTCCTGATGAAGGCTTCGGAATTCGTCTGGAAGATGATGTGGTCATTCAGGATAAAGGAGAGCCTTTCAATCTAATGGGAAATATCCCGATCGAGATCGAAGAAATCGAGGAGATAATGAATTCTTAG
- a CDS encoding iron-sulfur cluster assembly accessory protein, whose translation MIKVSEEAKKKISVLMTEEGFNATADYVRVGVKSGGCSGLSYELTFDNSQAEGDKVFEDNDVKIVVDKRSVLYLAGTILEYSGGLNGKGFVFNNPNAQRTCGCGESFSL comes from the coding sequence ATGATTAAAGTTAGCGAAGAGGCTAAAAAGAAAATTTCCGTCCTCATGACCGAAGAGGGTTTTAATGCTACGGCAGACTATGTTCGGGTTGGAGTGAAGAGCGGAGGATGTTCTGGTTTGTCTTATGAACTTACGTTCGACAATAGCCAGGCTGAAGGCGATAAGGTCTTCGAAGATAACGATGTAAAGATCGTTGTTGACAAACGCAGTGTGCTTTATCTGGCTGGAACTATTTTGGAATATTCCGGAGGATTAAATGGAAAAGGATTTGTTTTTAACAACCCGAACGCACAAAGAACCTGTGGATGCGGTGAAAGTTTTTCACTGTAA
- a CDS encoding chaperone modulator CbpM produces the protein MKEEDLIPAEEICVRYQVERQFVTSLKDSGIIEIVTVQETEYIHCDHLAQFEKMRRLHEELEINMQGLEAISHLLGKVKHLQSENIKLKNRLGLYE, from the coding sequence ATGAAAGAGGAAGATTTAATCCCAGCAGAGGAAATTTGTGTTCGTTACCAGGTGGAACGGCAATTTGTTACGTCACTTAAGGATAGTGGAATTATTGAGATCGTGACGGTGCAGGAAACTGAATATATACATTGCGATCATCTAGCTCAATTTGAAAAGATGCGCAGGTTGCATGAGGAACTTGAAATAAACATGCAGGGACTTGAAGCGATTAGTCATTTGCTAGGGAAAGTAAAGCATTTGCAATCTGAGAATATAAAGCTCAAGAACAGGTTGGGTCTCTACGAGTAG
- a CDS encoding alpha/beta fold hydrolase codes for MMKLLYKDNEIFHTITGTGHTKIPLVLLHGFLEDMTIWYDFIEGLGKERQIICIDLPGHGRSKDFSGPHGMQEMANIVAAVLKDIGIQQVSLAGHSMGGYVGLEFLDNFPMMLKDIMLINSTPSEDTVERKKIRDRSIEIVGTNKDAFISMAISNLFSAESREVFKDEIDRLKQAAYRLNIENIQQTLKAMRDRKDHTVTLKKFEGGKMIIAGKDDTLIEITDIQKLATETNSDLIILEKGHNSWLEMSEKLYKNMLFID; via the coding sequence ATGATGAAACTACTATATAAAGACAACGAGATCTTTCATACGATTACGGGAACAGGCCACACGAAAATTCCCTTGGTCTTGCTGCACGGTTTCTTAGAAGATATGACGATCTGGTATGACTTTATAGAAGGCCTGGGAAAGGAACGGCAAATAATTTGCATAGACTTACCCGGTCATGGAAGGTCTAAAGATTTTTCAGGACCACATGGCATGCAGGAAATGGCAAATATTGTTGCTGCTGTTCTTAAAGATATTGGAATACAACAAGTTAGCCTGGCAGGTCATAGTATGGGTGGATATGTTGGTTTGGAATTCCTCGATAATTTTCCTATGATGTTGAAGGATATCATGTTGATTAATTCTACACCTTCTGAAGATACTGTAGAACGAAAAAAGATTCGGGACAGATCAATAGAAATTGTGGGAACCAACAAGGATGCTTTTATAAGTATGGCAATTTCCAATTTATTTTCTGCGGAAAGTCGGGAAGTTTTTAAAGATGAAATTGATCGCTTAAAACAAGCTGCTTACAGGCTGAATATTGAAAATATACAGCAAACGCTGAAAGCGATGCGAGATCGAAAAGATCATACTGTGACTTTGAAAAAATTTGAGGGGGGCAAAATGATTATTGCTGGTAAAGATGATACGCTAATTGAAATTACTGATATTCAGAAGCTAGCAACGGAAACGAATTCAGATCTAATCATTCTTGAAAAGGGTCATAATTCCTGGCTGGAAATGTCAGAAAAATTATACAAAAACATGCTTTTTATCGATTAA
- a CDS encoding DUF1660 family phage protein — translation MNKKHFSSFSITKVHCNLFGHKLKVSKNITNHVHEYQCCRCGMEMTDTADGLLARLTPKFKETNAYLAKIHQKRQQAFYAEAS, via the coding sequence ATGAATAAAAAACACTTTAGCTCGTTCTCTATTACAAAGGTTCATTGCAACTTGTTTGGTCATAAATTAAAAGTTTCTAAAAACATCACGAACCATGTTCATGAATACCAGTGCTGCAGATGCGGCATGGAAATGACCGATACTGCTGACGGACTACTCGCAAGACTTACACCGAAATTTAAAGAAACCAACGCCTACCTGGCAAAAATCCATCAGAAAAGGCAGCAGGCATTTTATGCTGAAGCTTCTTAG
- a CDS encoding GNAT family N-acetyltransferase, with translation MGEFRSFETERLLLRPMSLDDAAFIFRLYNSPKWLQFIGDRNLRNTEDARVYIKDRMLPQLNELGFSNYCVVRKVDNVKIGACGLYDREGLQEIDLGFAFLPEYEGKGYASEATNTLVKAAKNIFSLKALQAITRLDNTGSQRLLEKLGFEHAENIKIPKDPAELMLYQIQL, from the coding sequence TTGGGAGAATTTCGAAGCTTTGAAACTGAGCGATTATTACTGAGACCTATGTCTCTGGATGATGCTGCTTTTATTTTCCGGCTTTACAATTCTCCCAAATGGCTTCAGTTTATTGGAGATCGCAATCTGCGAAATACTGAAGATGCCAGAGTTTATATTAAGGACAGAATGCTGCCGCAATTAAATGAACTGGGATTTTCCAATTATTGTGTGGTACGAAAAGTAGATAATGTAAAAATAGGTGCTTGTGGTTTATATGATCGGGAAGGACTTCAGGAAATTGACCTGGGTTTCGCTTTTCTTCCAGAATACGAGGGAAAAGGCTATGCTTCTGAAGCTACTAACACGCTGGTTAAAGCAGCTAAAAATATCTTCAGCTTGAAAGCTTTACAGGCAATTACCAGACTTGATAATACGGGTTCACAAAGGTTATTGGAGAAACTAGGTTTTGAGCACGCTGAGAACATCAAAATCCCGAAGGATCCTGCAGAACTTATGCTTTATCAAATTCAGCTATAA